The following are encoded in a window of Methanobacteriales archaeon HGW-Methanobacteriales-1 genomic DNA:
- a CDS encoding oxidoreductase yields the protein MNKVNVGVIGVGAMGYNHARVYYRLEEANLMAISDITQGTLAKVSKKYDAQGFVDYENILEMPEIEVVSVCVPTTHHYNVVMDAIEHGKHVLVEKPIAFTLDEAKEMVKAAKKKGVKLGTGHVERFNPAVQKAKELIENDVIGDVVSASAKRVGPFPPRIKDVGVTIDLAIHDLDVMYYLFSEPVAEVYATMGSILERCEFEDHAEIMTKFDSGITGILEVNWLTPYKRRELEITGTDGIISIDYIDQSIDVFGKFAQDVQIKHEEPLKEEIKSFLSSIVNDEDPEITGDDGIYALKTVLAAMKSSREHRPVKLNGE from the coding sequence GTGAATAAAGTTAATGTGGGAGTAATAGGCGTAGGTGCAATGGGATATAACCATGCGAGAGTTTACTATCGCCTTGAAGAAGCCAATTTAATGGCTATTTCTGATATAACACAAGGAACTTTAGCTAAAGTTTCAAAAAAATATGATGCACAAGGATTTGTGGATTATGAAAATATTCTAGAAATGCCAGAAATAGAAGTTGTTAGTGTTTGCGTTCCTACTACACACCACTATAATGTGGTAATGGATGCTATAGAACATGGAAAACATGTTTTAGTTGAAAAACCAATTGCTTTTACACTGGATGAAGCCAAGGAAATGGTTAAGGCCGCCAAGAAAAAAGGTGTTAAATTAGGAACCGGGCATGTGGAAAGATTTAATCCTGCTGTTCAGAAAGCCAAAGAACTCATTGAAAATGATGTTATTGGAGATGTAGTTTCTGCCTCTGCTAAAAGAGTAGGACCATTCCCTCCCCGAATTAAAGACGTTGGCGTAACTATTGATTTGGCGATTCATGATCTTGATGTAATGTATTACTTATTTAGTGAGCCAGTAGCAGAAGTTTATGCTACTATGGGAAGTATCTTAGAGCGGTGTGAGTTTGAAGATCATGCCGAAATCATGACTAAATTTGACAGTGGAATAACTGGTATTTTAGAAGTTAACTGGCTAACTCCTTACAAAAGGCGTGAATTGGAAATTACTGGAACTGACGGCATAATCTCTATTGATTACATTGATCAAAGCATTGATGTATTTGGAAAATTTGCTCAAGATGTTCAAATAAAACATGAAGAACCATTAAAAGAAGAAATAAAATCATTCCTTTCATCAATTGTTAATGATGAAGATCCTGAAATCACAGGGGACGATGGAATCTATGCCCTTAAAACAGTTCTAGCTGCCATGAAATCTTCCAGAGAGCATAGGCCAGTTAAATTAAATGGAGAATAA
- a CDS encoding sulfite exporter TauE/SafE family protein, translating to MEINLIYLFILAITGIAVGFFTGLLGVGGGFILAPIQFFLLQSLGVDTDTAIRTAFGTSLAVMFPTALSGAYTHHKNSCVLIKPAIYLGLAGFFGGILGGFVAAHTPGEILKVLFGVLIFLVVIQFLKYSNPKKSGEKILDIYHLLFYGFIAGICSGLLGIGGGIILVPIMVILLGFRMIEAVGTSTAVIILTSLGGIISYTFNGLGVPGLPEYSLGYINLLQFAVLAGFSIPMAKLGARTAQKLPENYLRYIFSAILIYIGLKMIGVFEFLRIPI from the coding sequence ATGGAAATAAACCTTATTTACCTATTTATTTTAGCTATAACTGGCATTGCTGTGGGCTTTTTCACAGGCCTTCTAGGGGTGGGTGGTGGATTTATTCTGGCCCCGATACAGTTTTTCTTGCTACAATCTTTAGGTGTGGACACGGATACAGCTATTCGCACGGCTTTTGGAACTAGCCTAGCCGTAATGTTTCCCACGGCTTTAAGTGGGGCCTATACTCACCATAAGAATAGTTGCGTTCTGATTAAACCAGCAATTTATTTAGGTTTAGCTGGTTTCTTCGGAGGAATTTTAGGGGGATTTGTCGCGGCCCATACTCCAGGTGAGATTTTAAAAGTTCTTTTCGGAGTTTTAATATTTTTGGTAGTAATCCAGTTTTTAAAGTATAGTAATCCTAAGAAATCTGGAGAAAAGATTTTAGATATTTATCACTTGTTATTTTACGGGTTTATAGCCGGAATCTGCTCGGGACTACTGGGAATCGGTGGGGGAATAATACTGGTTCCAATCATGGTTATTTTACTTGGATTTAGGATGATTGAGGCTGTGGGAACATCTACAGCAGTCATTATTCTCACATCTTTGGGAGGCATAATATCTTACACATTTAATGGTTTAGGAGTCCCAGGATTACCTGAATATTCGTTAGGATATATAAATTTACTTCAGTTTGCAGTTTTAGCCGGATTTAGTATACCTATGGCTAAATTAGGTGCCCGAACAGCACAAAAATTGCCTGAAAATTATTTGAGATACATATTCTCAGCCATTTTAATTTATATTGGTTTAAAAATGATAGGAGTTTTTGAATTTCTAAGAATTCCAATTTAA
- a CDS encoding DUF2116 family Zn-ribbon domain-containing protein, with translation MTKPHRHCSVCGTPIPLEERTCSDKCQKILVDNRNKVNKTKKIIYILFAAFVLIWIGMMIYNKM, from the coding sequence ATGACCAAGCCACACCGACACTGTTCCGTTTGCGGAACTCCCATACCCCTAGAGGAAAGAACCTGTTCAGATAAATGTCAAAAAATCTTAGTTGATAATAGAAATAAAGTCAATAAAACTAAAAAGATTATTTACATTTTATTTGCTGCATTTGTACTTATTTGGATAGGCATGATGATTTATAACAAAATGTAA
- a CDS encoding prenyltransferase, whose amino-acid sequence MRHKVQLVYRDMNLISLSPKKALLIFFRLCEFIKKLFIYGGYLPALWGPSLNLTVCFILNISLDFRILAISFLLPLIVYSHDYHEDLENDAKTNPERANFLDPKRSKQLTFFYLILMGILLVWVFSFAIIVFVITLFVMGILYTGVLKGITRKITAFKNFYIALIWGSWGTFLIAIYHKSTFNMGFIFLFLFIYSKVIVNTIFFDLKDTKSDKKSGLKTMPAVLGIKNTINFLKGINILTSSILIIGVYLKVLPPIALFLTLFYAYTSHYLKVGHVNPSELSNKSFIADIEAVLYPGLLVFMKFLFGS is encoded by the coding sequence ATGCGACATAAAGTTCAGTTAGTTTATAGAGACATGAATTTAATTTCCTTGTCTCCAAAAAAAGCACTATTAATTTTTTTTAGATTATGTGAATTTATAAAAAAATTGTTTATTTATGGAGGATATTTACCTGCGTTGTGGGGGCCTTCCCTTAATTTAACTGTTTGTTTTATTTTAAATATTTCTTTAGACTTTAGAATACTTGCAATTTCTTTTTTACTTCCATTAATCGTTTATAGTCATGATTATCATGAAGATTTAGAAAATGATGCTAAAACTAATCCTGAAAGAGCAAATTTTTTAGACCCCAAGCGAAGTAAACAATTAACATTTTTTTATCTTATTCTAATGGGGATTTTATTAGTATGGGTATTCAGTTTTGCAATAATAGTATTCGTAATAACCCTTTTTGTGATGGGAATCCTTTATACAGGAGTTTTAAAGGGAATAACTCGGAAAATTACGGCATTTAAAAATTTTTATATAGCTTTAATTTGGGGATCGTGGGGAACATTCCTAATTGCTATTTACCATAAATCAACCTTTAATATGGGATTTATTTTCTTATTTTTGTTTATTTATTCTAAAGTAATTGTAAATACTATTTTTTTCGACCTGAAAGACACAAAATCAGATAAAAAATCTGGATTAAAAACTATGCCTGCTGTTTTAGGAATTAAAAATACAATCAACTTTTTAAAAGGGATTAATATATTAACCTCAAGTATTTTAATAATAGGAGTGTATTTAAAAGTTTTACCGCCAATTGCCTTATTTTTGACACTTTTTTATGCATATACATCTCATTATCTGAAAGTAGGCCATGTGAATCCATCAGAATTATCAAATAAATCTTTTATTGCAGATATAGAGGCAGTTCTATATCCGGGATTATTGGTTTTTATGAAATTTCTATTTGGAAGTTAA
- the hemC gene encoding hydroxymethylbilane synthase, with protein sequence MIVGTRGSMLATVQTKYIIKEISKISNEKIETHIIKTMGDQITNSQLYNMDSRGLFTKELDRAVLDEKVDFAVHSLKDVPTNLDQDLVIAAVPIRESPYEVLVSKKSWEELLPGSKLGTSSLRREAFCNYHQKNFKLEPIRGNIETRIRKVMEGECDATLMAEAGLNRLGLTKHIKNRFSLEYLTPPAGQGALAVITRKDSPKRSIIEKLNHYISFQEVLAEKTVLEKLGIGCQWPLGAIARENNGKLDLYAVLLNREGEILSKINLNGSIKEAKELGLIAANHMEDYV encoded by the coding sequence TTGATTGTAGGAACTCGAGGGAGCATGCTTGCCACAGTGCAAACAAAATATATTATCAAAGAAATTTCAAAAATAAGCAATGAGAAAATAGAAACCCATATTATTAAAACTATGGGGGATCAAATAACCAATTCTCAACTTTACAATATGGATTCCCGGGGACTTTTTACAAAAGAACTTGATCGGGCGGTTTTAGACGAAAAAGTCGATTTTGCTGTTCACAGCCTAAAAGATGTTCCCACCAATTTAGACCAGGATTTGGTGATTGCAGCAGTTCCCATTAGAGAATCACCTTATGAAGTCTTGGTTTCCAAAAAAAGCTGGGAAGAACTTCTCCCAGGTTCAAAATTAGGAACCAGTAGTCTGAGAAGAGAAGCTTTTTGTAATTATCACCAAAAGAATTTTAAGTTAGAGCCTATAAGAGGAAATATAGAGACTCGGATTAGAAAAGTTATGGAAGGCGAATGTGATGCTACTTTGATGGCAGAAGCCGGCCTTAATCGTCTGGGATTGACAAAGCATATTAAAAATAGATTCTCTTTGGAATATTTAACTCCCCCCGCAGGACAAGGGGCACTGGCAGTAATAACCAGAAAAGATAGTCCAAAAAGAAGCATTATTGAAAAATTAAATCATTATATATCTTTCCAAGAAGTACTTGCAGAAAAAACCGTACTTGAAAAATTAGGTATTGGTTGTCAATGGCCATTAGGTGCCATAGCGCGCGAAAATAATGGTAAATTAGACCTTTATGCAGTTCTTCTAAATAGGGAAGGAGAAATTTTATCAAAAATCAATTTAAATGGCTCAATTAAAGAAGCCAAAGAATTAGGTTTAATTGCTGCAAATCATATGGAGGATTATGTGTGA
- a CDS encoding teichoic acid biosynthesis protein, with protein MTKISIIIPTFNEEEYLPQLLDSIKDQSYTDYEIIIADAQSKDKTREIAKSYGCIITEGGLPALGRNNGAKKANGDLLLFLDSDLILTDDYLKDSVEEFEENNLGIAITQMIPLSDKKRDKILHEFANRFMIMVESIKPHGAGCYGIISRKDLHDQVGGFEESLDFGEDSDYIERIGKISSFKVLRKPHVLVSIRRLEKEGLKSLAYKYSKSTVYDFMGKKITADELDYTFGYSDEHRPSFLEEDNYAYEDLEANETNVSYNNLEKNHINQSIVKENPEDTLENAEAAKKRIIYSVCGEGLGHAIRSGVIIEELIERYDILIFASDRAYTYLSQKFENVYEIYGFNTVYENNTVQNRKTFVKSMKRLPRDLKENLGLLYRLARDFKPNAIVSDFEFYASLLSKLLRIPLISIDNMHVITQCNIEYPDKYKKDKLKAESVVKSFIVRPKRHIIISYFYPEIKNPEKTIIYPPVLRKEIIELKPDYKNHILVYQTSKSNEKLIKTLKKVKEKFIVYGFDKNEVDKNLEFKMFNEDEFFSDLQNSRAIITNGGFTLISEALYLKKPVYSIPVKGQFEQIINAIYLDKLSYGEFHEEINKNSLEKFIKKLPKYQKNLKKYDGGDNKALIKELENSIEKYAK; from the coding sequence ATGACAAAAATCAGCATTATAATTCCTACATTCAATGAAGAGGAGTATTTACCTCAACTTTTAGATAGTATAAAAGATCAGAGTTACACCGATTACGAAATAATAATTGCTGATGCTCAGTCTAAGGATAAAACTCGTGAAATTGCCAAATCATATGGTTGCATTATTACTGAGGGAGGTTTACCTGCACTTGGAAGAAATAATGGAGCTAAAAAAGCTAACGGGGATCTTCTTTTGTTTTTAGATTCAGATTTGATTTTAACTGATGATTATCTAAAAGATTCAGTAGAAGAATTTGAGGAAAACAATCTTGGAATTGCTATAACTCAAATGATTCCACTATCTGATAAAAAAAGGGACAAAATACTTCACGAATTTGCTAACCGATTTATGATAATGGTTGAATCAATTAAACCACATGGCGCAGGATGTTATGGAATAATATCCCGTAAAGATTTACATGATCAAGTGGGAGGATTTGAAGAATCCCTTGATTTTGGAGAAGATAGTGATTATATAGAACGAATTGGAAAAATAAGTTCATTTAAAGTACTTAGAAAGCCACATGTTCTAGTTTCCATACGCAGATTAGAAAAAGAAGGCCTTAAAAGTCTAGCATATAAATACAGTAAAAGTACTGTTTATGACTTTATGGGGAAAAAAATTACTGCTGACGAGCTTGATTACACCTTTGGTTACAGTGATGAACACCGCCCTAGCTTTTTAGAAGAAGATAATTACGCCTATGAAGACTTAGAAGCCAATGAAACTAATGTTTCTTACAATAATCTTGAAAAAAATCATATAAATCAATCTATTGTAAAAGAAAATCCAGAGGATACTCTTGAAAATGCAGAGGCTGCAAAAAAACGGATTATATATTCAGTTTGTGGAGAAGGCTTGGGCCACGCCATAAGAAGTGGAGTAATTATAGAAGAGCTAATTGAAAGATATGACATTCTTATTTTTGCCAGTGACCGAGCTTATACCTATCTTTCCCAAAAATTCGAAAATGTGTATGAAATTTATGGTTTTAATACAGTTTATGAAAATAACACAGTTCAAAACAGAAAAACATTCGTGAAATCAATGAAAAGGCTTCCTAGAGATTTAAAAGAAAATTTAGGATTGCTTTACAGATTAGCCAGAGATTTTAAACCCAATGCTATTGTTTCCGATTTTGAATTTTATGCCAGTCTTTTAAGTAAGTTACTTAGAATACCACTCATAAGCATTGATAATATGCATGTAATTACTCAGTGTAACATTGAATATCCGGATAAATACAAAAAAGACAAGCTAAAAGCTGAAAGCGTCGTGAAATCATTTATTGTTCGGCCTAAAAGACATATAATTATCAGTTATTTCTATCCTGAAATAAAAAACCCCGAAAAAACCATTATTTACCCCCCAGTTCTTAGAAAAGAGATTATCGAACTTAAACCAGACTATAAAAATCATATTTTAGTTTATCAAACCAGTAAATCAAATGAAAAATTAATTAAGACTTTAAAAAAGGTTAAAGAAAAATTCATAGTATATGGGTTTGATAAAAACGAAGTAGACAAAAATTTAGAATTTAAAATGTTTAATGAAGATGAATTTTTCAGTGATTTGCAAAATTCCAGAGCAATAATAACTAATGGGGGTTTTACCCTGATTAGTGAAGCCCTGTATCTAAAAAAACCTGTTTACAGCATTCCCGTCAAAGGTCAGTTTGAACAAATCATAAATGCAATCTATCTTGATAAACTAAGTTATGGTGAGTTTCACGAAGAAATTAATAAAAATAGTCTGGAGAAATTCATCAAAAAACTGCCCAAATACCAAAAAAATCTCAAAAAATATGATGGTGGAGATAATAAGGCCTTGATCAAAGAATTAGAGAATTCTATTGAAAAATATGCCAAATAG
- the prf1 gene encoding peptide chain release factor 1: MTEISSKDLYEFKRTLQELADKKGRGTELVSVYIPPDKQVSDVAKHMREEMSQSANIKSKSTKKNVQSAIEVIIQRLRLFPKPPERGLVMFVGMIPRGGPGTEKMETYVFEPPESIQTYTYHCNSEFFLEPLQEMLGDKDVYGLAVLDRKEATIAILRGKRIDIVKTLTSGVPGKHKAGGQSQRRFDRVIELAAHEFLKRIGEHINDAWLPLPDLDGVVLGGPGHTKEEFLKGDYMNHEIKKKVITTVDTSYTGEFGIREVIDKSMDVLTEIDVMREKKLVQRFLHELINDNGLASYGEKEVRKNLQMGAVEILLLSEDLNSKRISYECSVCGHTSEYTTKNSESEVEKTCNSCNEKMKVVESKDVIDDFVEMSEEVGSEVEIVSTETEEGMQLLRAFGGIGAVLRYRP, translated from the coding sequence TTGACTGAAATATCATCAAAAGATCTTTATGAGTTTAAAAGAACTTTACAGGAGCTTGCCGATAAAAAAGGCAGAGGAACTGAACTTGTTTCAGTTTATATCCCACCAGACAAACAGGTCAGTGATGTTGCTAAACATATGCGGGAAGAAATGAGCCAGAGTGCAAACATCAAGAGCAAATCAACCAAAAAAAATGTTCAATCTGCTATTGAAGTTATAATACAAAGATTGAGGCTGTTTCCAAAACCTCCTGAACGTGGATTGGTGATGTTTGTAGGGATGATACCTAGGGGCGGCCCAGGTACAGAAAAAATGGAGACTTATGTTTTTGAGCCTCCAGAATCAATTCAAACCTATACCTATCACTGTAATTCTGAATTTTTCCTGGAACCTCTTCAAGAAATGCTGGGGGACAAAGATGTTTATGGCCTGGCGGTTCTTGATAGGAAAGAAGCTACTATTGCTATTTTAAGGGGTAAAAGAATTGACATCGTCAAAACTTTAACCAGTGGAGTACCAGGAAAGCATAAGGCAGGAGGTCAATCTCAACGAAGGTTTGATCGGGTTATTGAATTGGCAGCACACGAATTTTTGAAAAGAATAGGTGAACATATCAATGATGCATGGTTACCCTTACCTGATTTAGATGGTGTTGTATTGGGCGGTCCGGGTCATACTAAGGAAGAATTCCTTAAAGGTGACTACATGAACCATGAAATAAAGAAAAAGGTAATAACTACTGTTGATACTTCATATACTGGTGAATTTGGTATTCGTGAGGTCATTGATAAATCAATGGATGTTTTAACTGAAATTGATGTAATGCGTGAAAAGAAGCTGGTTCAAAGGTTCTTACATGAATTGATAAATGATAATGGTCTGGCATCTTATGGTGAGAAAGAAGTGAGAAAGAATCTTCAAATGGGTGCTGTTGAAATTCTTTTATTGTCTGAAGACCTTAATTCTAAAAGAATAAGCTATGAATGTTCTGTTTGTGGCCATACTTCAGAATATACTACTAAAAATTCAGAATCTGAAGTTGAAAAAACATGCAATAGCTGCAATGAAAAAATGAAAGTTGTAGAAAGCAAAGATGTCATTGATGACTTTGTTGAAATGTCAGAGGAAGTGGGGTCAGAAGTAGAGATAGTATCTACTGAAACAGAAGAAGGAATGCAACTACTCCGCGCTTTTGGCGGAATAGGTGCTGTTTTAAGATACCGGCCTTAA
- a CDS encoding orotate phosphoribosyltransferase: protein MNQELIKKANELRSRGFTTGEIADELNVSKDTARWLTLQSTGKKMGESVEKAPIDFAINWESLGGSSARLRYVSAAMADMALKHGTADVVVGIAVSGVPFATMMADVMDVESGLETSIAVFHPIKHRKGEDAAGAISSNFASVSGKRVVIVDDVITSGRTIKEVINVLKDQGAIPTAVTVLIDKKGISQVSDVPVESLIQVSRLG from the coding sequence ATGAATCAGGAACTTATAAAAAAAGCTAATGAGCTGAGAAGCAGAGGTTTTACTACAGGAGAAATCGCCGACGAGCTAAATGTTTCTAAGGACACAGCAAGGTGGCTTACACTACAATCTACTGGTAAAAAAATGGGAGAATCTGTAGAAAAAGCTCCTATTGACTTTGCAATTAACTGGGAAAGTTTAGGTGGTAGTTCTGCCCGTTTAAGATATGTTTCTGCAGCCATGGCCGATATGGCATTAAAACATGGCACTGCTGATGTGGTGGTTGGTATTGCAGTGAGTGGAGTGCCATTTGCCACCATGATGGCTGATGTAATGGATGTGGAATCTGGTTTAGAAACATCAATTGCTGTTTTTCATCCTATTAAACACAGGAAAGGCGAAGATGCAGCAGGGGCCATAAGTAGTAATTTTGCTTCGGTGAGTGGTAAAAGAGTAGTAATCGTCGATGATGTTATTACCAGTGGTCGCACTATAAAAGAAGTTATCAATGTCCTTAAAGATCAAGGAGCAATCCCTACGGCAGTAACTGTCTTGATTGACAAAAAAGGAATTTCCCAAGTTTCAGATGTTCCCGTTGAATCATTGATTCAAGTCAGCCGCCTTGGTTAA
- the pyrH gene encoding UMP kinase, whose translation MRIVVTIGGSIIIKEYDHQKFEDYAEILGSLKDQHEIFVVVGGGQPARDYIKVARDLDGGEAHCDDIGIDVTRLNAKLLIMALGGDAYPLVPENFHQALEYSTSNRIVVMGGTEPAHSTDAVGAILAEFVKADLLINLTSVDGLYDKDPNKHDDAQLHENVTATKMMEFLADKDVKAGTYEFFDMTAIQMIKRSGIKTIIANGNYPENLLNALNGKIGTVIIPE comes from the coding sequence ATGAGAATTGTAGTAACTATCGGCGGATCCATTATAATAAAAGAATATGACCACCAGAAATTTGAAGATTATGCAGAAATTTTAGGCTCTTTAAAGGACCAGCATGAGATATTTGTGGTTGTAGGTGGTGGCCAACCGGCCAGAGATTACATAAAAGTAGCAAGAGACCTAGATGGTGGTGAAGCACATTGTGATGATATTGGCATAGATGTTACCAGATTAAATGCCAAGTTATTAATTATGGCACTTGGTGGCGATGCCTATCCTTTAGTTCCAGAGAATTTCCACCAAGCACTAGAGTATTCTACTAGCAATAGAATAGTTGTTATGGGCGGTACAGAACCTGCCCATAGTACTGATGCCGTAGGTGCTATTCTAGCAGAATTTGTGAAAGCAGATCTTTTAATAAATTTAACATCCGTAGATGGCCTTTATGACAAAGATCCAAATAAACACGACGATGCCCAGCTTCATGAAAATGTTACTGCCACCAAAATGATGGAATTTTTGGCAGATAAGGACGTGAAAGCAGGAACATACGAATTTTTTGATATGACTGCCATACAAATGATCAAACGATCTGGAATAAAAACCATTATTGCTAATGGGAATTATCCTGAAAACTTATTAAATGCTTTAAATGGAAAAATAGGAACTGTTATAATTCCTGAATAA